From the genome of Primulina huaijiensis isolate GDHJ02 unplaced genomic scaffold, ASM1229523v2 scaffold42707, whole genome shotgun sequence, one region includes:
- the LOC140969739 gene encoding uncharacterized protein — protein sequence MGFSIPILVLAISLHLIAFVFAVGAERRRSTARVLPDKYDEESYCVYGTDASTVYGLTAFGLLLISQSLVNGVTKCLCFGRGMMGGRSTTCTVFFFVLSWVSFLAAEACLLAGSARNAYHTKYRATFHVEHLSCTTLRKGVFAAGASLILLLMLASTLYYWAHSKADTGGWEKHQNEGLGMTSSHFAENQHQQKASDFEKV from the exons atgGGATTTTCGATTCCCATTCTTGTACTCGCCATCTCTCTTCACCTCATTGCCTTTGTGTTCGCTGTCGGTGCCGAACGACGCCGCAGCACG GCCCGGGTGCTGCCGGATAAGTACGATGAGGAGAGCTACTGTGTGTACGGGACCGATGCGTCGACGGTGTACGGATTGACGGCGTTTGGGCTGCTTTTGATCAGTCAGTCTTTGGTTAACGGCGTCACCAAGTGCCTGTGCTTTGGGAGAGGGATGATGGGTGGGAGGTCTACTACCTGTACTGTTTTCTTCTTCGTTCTCTCATG GGTGAGCTTTCTGGCGGCAGAGGCATGCCTGTTGGCTGGATCAGCTAGAAATGCTTACCACACTAAATACCGTGCAACCTTTCATGTTGAGCACTTGTCCTGTACCACTCTTAGGAAGGGTGTATTTGCTGCTGGTGCTTCTCTAATATTATTGTTGATGCTCGCTTCCACCTTGTATTACTGGGCTCATTCCAAAGCTGACACTGGTGGATGGGAAAAGCACCAAAACGAAGGACTCGGGATGACCTCTTCACATTTTGCAGAAAATCAGCATCAACAGAAGGCTAGTGATTTTGAAAAGGTCTGA